The Solirubrobacter pauli sequence GTGATGGAGATGGCGGTGGACGCGTCGGACGCGGCGATCGTGCGGTCGACGATCGAGCTGGCCCACAACCTCGGCCTGCGCGTCGTCGCCGAGGGCGTGGAGTCCGAGGATGCGTGGCGGCACCTCGACGCGCTCGGCTGCGACCTCGCGCAGGGCTACTACCTCTCGCGCCCACTCCCGGCCGAAGCGGCAACGCGCCTGATCCACGAGCGCGGCGCCGGGTTCCAGGCGTCCGTCGGGCCGTCGAGGCCGCCGCAGGATCTCCTGCAACGATTTACGAAAGTTTGATCCCGTGCCGAAATAGGGCGTGTGATCCGTGCCGTCGCTGTTCTCACCGCCCTGCTCGTCCTGCCCGCAAGCGCCCACGCGCAGAGCGGCGGAGCCGCCGCGCCGACCGCTCGCGGCTTCACCGCCGCGCCGGCGATCGTGACGGAGGGCGGCTCGGTCACCTTCACCGCCAAGGTCACGCCGAAGGCCCTCGCTCGCGTGGACGTGATCGCGCCCGGCAAGCCCGCCGTGCGCACGAAGCTCGGCCGCGTCGGCGCGAGCGGGACGATCAAGGCGACCTGGACCGCCGCGCTCACGCCCGGCAAGTACACGGCCCGGCTCGTGGTGACGATCGGCAGGAGCAAGCAGTACTTCCGCCGCCCGCTGACCGTCGGCGCCAAGCCCGCCGCGCCCGCGCCGCCGGCCCCGCCCGCGACGCTCACGTCGACCGGCTCGCGGATCTTCCCCGTGCAGGGCCCGTTCAACTTCGGCGGTGAGCTCTCGCGCTTCGGCGCCGGCCGCACCGGTCACATCCACCAGGGCCAGGACGTCGCCGCGGCGGAGGGCACGCCGGTCGTGACGCCGATCGCCGGGACCGTCTTCCAGGTCGCCTACCAGGCGAGCGGCGCCGGCTACTACGTCGTGATCGCGGGCGTCGACGGCCGCCACTACGTCTTCATGCACCTCAAGGCCGACTCGACCGTGGTCGCCAAGGGCGCGCCGGTCGCGCCCGGCCAGCGGATCGCGAACGTCGGCAACACCGGCGGCTCCGACGGCCCGCACCTGCACTTCGAGATCTGGGTCAACGGCTGGTGGGCGACGAAGGCCTCGGCCCCGATCGACCCGCTGCCCGAGCTGCAGGCCTGGGCTACCGCCGCAGCATGAGCTTCATCAGGGCGGCGCTGCCCGCCTTCGAGAGCGGCTCGTTGAGGTTGCCGCACTTGGGCGACTGCACGCAGGACGGGCAACCCGACTCGCACGGGCACTCGCTCACGAGCCGGTAGGCGTCGCCCACCAGCCGCTCGAACTCCTCGTAGCCGCGGCGGGAGATGCCGATCCCGCCCGGGTGGCCGTCGTAGATGAAGATCGTCGGGCCGCCGGTCTGCGGGTGGTAGTTGGTCGAGAGACCGCCGATGTCCCAGCGGTCGCACATCGCCAGCAGCGGCAGGACGGCGATCTGCGAGTGCTCGGCCGCGTGCAGCGTGCCGACCTCGTCCTCGTCGAGCTCGTACCACAGCGCCTGCGTCGTGAACGACGTCTGGGGCAGGTCGAGTCCGATGATGTCCATCGCCTCGTGGTCGTTGAGGCGGCGGCGCTGGTAGGCCAGCACCTGCTCGCTCACGACCACCTTGCCGAAGCTCAGCTTCACGCCGAGCGCGTGGCGGGTGGCGAGGACCTCCTCGATCGCCGTGTCGGTCTCGCGCTTGGGCTGCGTGTACCAGTTGCCGTCGAACGGGCGGACGAACGCGCGCCGGTCGTCGAGCTGGAGCGCGGCGACC is a genomic window containing:
- a CDS encoding M23 family metallopeptidase, with amino-acid sequence MIRAVAVLTALLVLPASAHAQSGGAAAPTARGFTAAPAIVTEGGSVTFTAKVTPKALARVDVIAPGKPAVRTKLGRVGASGTIKATWTAALTPGKYTARLVVTIGRSKQYFRRPLTVGAKPAAPAPPAPPATLTSTGSRIFPVQGPFNFGGELSRFGAGRTGHIHQGQDVAAAEGTPVVTPIAGTVFQVAYQASGAGYYVVIAGVDGRHYVFMHLKADSTVVAKGAPVAPGQRIANVGNTGGSDGPHLHFEIWVNGWWATKASAPIDPLPELQAWATAAA